One Sphingobium sp. CAP-1 genomic region harbors:
- a CDS encoding polysaccharide deacetylase family protein — MTTASHDGNLLRPPLAQDMIALDPAFGTRFMLFVDTEEEFDWNAPFSRTGHGVTALSGMARGQAYFAAARVKPVYVTDYPVIDCDAAAGMMGQWVADGAADIGAHLHPWVNPPHVEAVTAANSYVGFLPEAVERAKLDALCNRMEQQFGQRPIAYRAGRYGVGPNSARLLEMAGFRLDSSVRSRFDYSGQHGPDFRGMPQNPYWTGPARSLVELPLSTAFAGLLRGGGERLYRAAQAMGPLAGALSRAHLLSRVPLTPEAVPVQDALAAIDALIEEGVRVLNFSFHSPTLEPGHTPYVRNEADQRAFYDWWDRILAHLARRGVAAASLDQFMAAVPARMETCKAA, encoded by the coding sequence ATGACGACTGCTTCTCATGATGGAAATCTGCTGCGACCGCCGCTGGCGCAGGACATGATCGCGCTGGACCCGGCTTTCGGCACCCGCTTCATGCTGTTTGTCGACACCGAAGAGGAATTTGACTGGAATGCGCCGTTCAGCCGGACCGGCCATGGTGTGACCGCGCTCAGCGGCATGGCGCGCGGTCAGGCTTATTTCGCCGCGGCGCGGGTGAAGCCGGTCTATGTCACCGACTATCCCGTGATCGATTGCGATGCCGCCGCGGGCATGATGGGACAATGGGTTGCCGACGGCGCCGCCGACATCGGCGCCCACCTTCATCCCTGGGTCAATCCGCCCCATGTCGAGGCGGTCACGGCTGCCAATAGCTATGTCGGATTCCTGCCGGAGGCGGTGGAGCGCGCCAAGCTGGACGCGCTGTGCAACCGGATGGAACAGCAATTTGGGCAACGTCCCATCGCCTATCGCGCCGGTCGCTATGGCGTGGGGCCAAACAGCGCGCGCCTGCTGGAAATGGCGGGTTTTCGTCTGGACAGTTCGGTGCGCAGCCGGTTTGACTATAGCGGCCAGCATGGCCCCGATTTTCGCGGGATGCCGCAAAATCCCTATTGGACCGGGCCGGCGCGATCATTGGTCGAACTGCCGCTGTCGACGGCCTTTGCCGGCTTGTTGCGGGGCGGTGGCGAGCGCCTCTATCGCGCGGCACAGGCCATGGGGCCGCTGGCGGGTGCGCTGTCCCGCGCGCATCTGCTCAGCCGCGTTCCCCTGACGCCCGAAGCCGTGCCCGTGCAGGACGCATTGGCGGCGATAGACGCGCTGATCGAGGAAGGGGTGCGGGTGCTGAATTTCAGTTTCCATTCGCCGACGCTGGAGCCGGGCCATACGCCCTATGTGCGTAATGAAGCCGATCAGCGGGCCTTTTACGATTGGTGGGATCGGATATTGGCCCATCTGGCGCGTAGGGGCGTGGCGGCCGCCAGCCTGGATCAGTTTATGGCGGCGGTTCCGGCACGCATGGAGACTTGCAAAGCCGCGTGA